Proteins from a single region of Primulina tabacum isolate GXHZ01 chromosome 5, ASM2559414v2, whole genome shotgun sequence:
- the LOC142547652 gene encoding putative pectate lyase 8 isoform X1 gives MWSSRRCVCSLLLLGLLAGAMASVPILSSEENGELQSSTASTMAASLDEEALNEHAMDDPEEVARSVEMATHNSTIRRKLGYFSCVTGNPIDDCWRCDNKWQLNRKRLADCGIGFGRNAIGGRDGEFYVVTDPGDDNPVNPRPGTLRHAVIQDEPLWIIFKRDMVITLKQELIMNSFKTIDGRGVNVHIANGGCITIQFVTNVIIHGLHIHDCRPTGNAMVRSSPSHYGWRTMADGDAISIFGSSHIWVDHNSLSNCADGLVDAVMGSTSITISNNYFTHHNEVILLGHSDSYMRDKQMQATIAYNHFGEGLIQRMPRCRHGYFHVVNNDYTHWEMYAIGGSANPTINSQGNRYLAPVNPFAKEVTKRVDTPEGRWKGWNWRSEGDLLLNGAFFTPSGAGAGAHASYARASSLGAKSSSMVGSITYGAGALACRSGRQC, from the exons ATGTGGTCTTCCAGGAGATGCGTGTGTTCTTTACTTCTGCTCGGGTTACTCGCCGGAGCTATGGCTAGTGTCCCGATATTGAG TTCTGAGGAAAACGGGGAGCTGCAGAGCTCCACAGCCTCAACAATGGCGGCAAG tttggatgaggaagcATTGAATGAACATGCAATGGATGACCCAGAAGAAGTTGCGAGATCTGTTGAAAT GGCCACACATAACAGTACAATAAGGAGGAAACTAGGATATTTCTCATGCGTGACGGGCAACCCCATCGATGACTGCTGGCGTTGCGACAACAAGTGGCAGTTGAACCGCAAGCGACTCGCGGACTGTGGGATCGGTTTTGGGCGAAATGCGATAGGTGGTCGTGATGGAGAATTCTATGTGGTAACAGACCCTGGTGATGATAACCCCGTAAACCCTAGACCAGGCACTCTACGCCATGCTGTTATACAGGATGAGCCTCTGTGGATCATATTCAAGCGCGACATGGTCATAACATTGAAGCAAGAACTCATCATGAATAGTTTCAAGACGATCGATGGTCGTGGGGTAAACGTGCATATTGCAAATGGAGGGTGTATTACAATCCAGTTTGTCACGAATGTCATCATCCACGGCCTCCATATCCACGACTGTAGGCCGACTGGGAACGCCATGGTGAGGAGCTCCCCTTCGCATTATGGATGGAGGACTATGGCGGATGGCGATGCGATTTCAATCTTTGGCTCCAGTCACATCTGGGTTGATCACAATTCGCTCTCCAACTGCGCTGACGGGCTCGTTGATGCTGTTATGGGATCCACTTCTATTACCATTTCGAACAACTATTTCACCCACCATAATGAG GTGATCTTGTTGGGTCATAGTGATTCTTATATGAGAGACAAGCAAATGCAGGCAACGATCGCGTACAATCATTTCGGGGAAGGCCTTATCCAGAGAATGCCTAG GTGCAGACATGGATACTTCCATGTGGTGAACAATGACTACACTCATTGGGAAATGTACGCCATCGGCGGAAGTGCAAATCCTACCATCAACAGCCAGGGGAACCGATACCTCGCCCCGGTCAACCCTTTTGCGAAAGAG GTAACAAAACGGGTCGACACACCCGAGGGTAGATGGAAGGGATGGAACTGGAGATCGGAGGGTGACCTTCTGCTCAATGGAGCTTTTTTTACACCCTCTGGAGCTGGGGCTGGAGCTCATGCCAGCTATGCTAGGGCTTCAAGCTTAGGGGCTAAATCTTCCTCCATGGTTGGATCTATTACATATGGTGCTGGTGCCCTCGCCTGCCGTTCAGGCCGCCAGTGCTAA
- the LOC142547652 gene encoding putative pectate lyase 8 isoform X2 — MWSSRRCVCSLLLLGLLAGAMASVPILSSEENGELQSSTASTMAARATHNSTIRRKLGYFSCVTGNPIDDCWRCDNKWQLNRKRLADCGIGFGRNAIGGRDGEFYVVTDPGDDNPVNPRPGTLRHAVIQDEPLWIIFKRDMVITLKQELIMNSFKTIDGRGVNVHIANGGCITIQFVTNVIIHGLHIHDCRPTGNAMVRSSPSHYGWRTMADGDAISIFGSSHIWVDHNSLSNCADGLVDAVMGSTSITISNNYFTHHNEVILLGHSDSYMRDKQMQATIAYNHFGEGLIQRMPRCRHGYFHVVNNDYTHWEMYAIGGSANPTINSQGNRYLAPVNPFAKEVTKRVDTPEGRWKGWNWRSEGDLLLNGAFFTPSGAGAGAHASYARASSLGAKSSSMVGSITYGAGALACRSGRQC, encoded by the exons ATGTGGTCTTCCAGGAGATGCGTGTGTTCTTTACTTCTGCTCGGGTTACTCGCCGGAGCTATGGCTAGTGTCCCGATATTGAG TTCTGAGGAAAACGGGGAGCTGCAGAGCTCCACAGCCTCAACAATGGCGGCAAG GGCCACACATAACAGTACAATAAGGAGGAAACTAGGATATTTCTCATGCGTGACGGGCAACCCCATCGATGACTGCTGGCGTTGCGACAACAAGTGGCAGTTGAACCGCAAGCGACTCGCGGACTGTGGGATCGGTTTTGGGCGAAATGCGATAGGTGGTCGTGATGGAGAATTCTATGTGGTAACAGACCCTGGTGATGATAACCCCGTAAACCCTAGACCAGGCACTCTACGCCATGCTGTTATACAGGATGAGCCTCTGTGGATCATATTCAAGCGCGACATGGTCATAACATTGAAGCAAGAACTCATCATGAATAGTTTCAAGACGATCGATGGTCGTGGGGTAAACGTGCATATTGCAAATGGAGGGTGTATTACAATCCAGTTTGTCACGAATGTCATCATCCACGGCCTCCATATCCACGACTGTAGGCCGACTGGGAACGCCATGGTGAGGAGCTCCCCTTCGCATTATGGATGGAGGACTATGGCGGATGGCGATGCGATTTCAATCTTTGGCTCCAGTCACATCTGGGTTGATCACAATTCGCTCTCCAACTGCGCTGACGGGCTCGTTGATGCTGTTATGGGATCCACTTCTATTACCATTTCGAACAACTATTTCACCCACCATAATGAG GTGATCTTGTTGGGTCATAGTGATTCTTATATGAGAGACAAGCAAATGCAGGCAACGATCGCGTACAATCATTTCGGGGAAGGCCTTATCCAGAGAATGCCTAG GTGCAGACATGGATACTTCCATGTGGTGAACAATGACTACACTCATTGGGAAATGTACGCCATCGGCGGAAGTGCAAATCCTACCATCAACAGCCAGGGGAACCGATACCTCGCCCCGGTCAACCCTTTTGCGAAAGAG GTAACAAAACGGGTCGACACACCCGAGGGTAGATGGAAGGGATGGAACTGGAGATCGGAGGGTGACCTTCTGCTCAATGGAGCTTTTTTTACACCCTCTGGAGCTGGGGCTGGAGCTCATGCCAGCTATGCTAGGGCTTCAAGCTTAGGGGCTAAATCTTCCTCCATGGTTGGATCTATTACATATGGTGCTGGTGCCCTCGCCTGCCGTTCAGGCCGCCAGTGCTAA